In Hippoglossus hippoglossus isolate fHipHip1 chromosome 11, fHipHip1.pri, whole genome shotgun sequence, the sequence tgtgtgtgtgtgtgtgtgtgtgtgtgtgtctccagatGTGTGACTGAGAGCAGCTGTGTCTCTGTATCTGTGTCGTCTCAGCCAAGATGGACGACCTTCTTCGGCCAGTCCAAGGTCACTGACCCATCCTATACGACCCgctttaatgtaaaaaacacgTACGCTTGTATGGCCTCGGTGACGGAGCCGATCTGGTTGACTTTGAGCAGCAGGCAGTTGCAGGCTCGCTCCTCGGCAGCTTTCTCTATCCTCTTGGGGTTGGTCACCGTCAGGTCGTCGCCGACAACCTGGATCCCCACTCGAGCGGTGAGACGGGACCAGGCCTCCCAGTCGTCCTGGTCAAACGGGTCCTCGATGGACACCACtgggaggaggacaggagacgGACAAAGTTAAAATGAGCCAACAGCAGAATGTCTACCTGGAGATGAAGAGATAAAACTCCTCCACCTGGGTAGTTGTTGACAAAGCCCTGGTAGATGTCGGCCAGCTCCTCCGCGCTGATGTGTCTCTCGGGGTCTGGTGGGGATTTGAAGTCCAGGTCGTATTTGCCATCGCGGTAAAACTCTGAGGCGGCGACGTCCATCCCGACCACCACCTTGTCCGTGAAGCCGGCCTTCTCGATGGCGGTCTGCAGCAGATCCAGAGCTGGAGGGTGAGGAGACACAAGGAAACACAGGATGGAGGTGATGGAAGATGATTGAGCTTTGTAGAGACAGAGGTGAACATGTAACCTCCTCGGTGAAGGTAACACAGGCTCCTCACCCTCGCTGTTCTCCAGGATGTTGGGAGCGAAGCCGCCCTCGTCTCCCACGTTGGTGGCGTCCTGACCATATTTCTCCTGGATCACTCCCTTCAGTGTGTGGTACAGCTCTGATCCTATCCTCAACGCCTCCCTGGCAGACAGCGCAAGGGTAAGAAGAAATACAATTCTACACGTTTGTGAAATCGTTTGAAAGATGAATTCTTACTTGAAAGATTCGGCTCCGACGGGCAGAACCATGAACTCCTGCATGGCCAGTTTGTTTCCAGCATGAGATCCTCCATTTATAACGTTAAAGgcctgaggaggagacagaggaaaggagTTAATACGAGACTAAAAACCTTTATCTCTGCTGCAGAAGGTTCATGTGTGTAGCTGTTGTGAGTTTGTCTCTTACAGGAACCGGCAGCACCAGCTCTGTGTTTCCAGCCAGGTCGGCTATGTGGCGGTACAGGGGGACGTCTTTCTCCGCTGCACCGGCCTTGCAGATGGCCAGAGACACTCCCAGGATGGCGTTGGCCCCAAACTGAGCTGTTTGACACAAGaagggacaggaagtgatgtaacACTCGGTACGCCCTCTCTCTGCATTTAGAAAAAACctatttagtcatttatttaaactttatttttgctctttattttagattcagtttgatttaactttctttataacacaggtttggtttctttttacttgagcttcaaattaaaaaaaaattttgcAGAAGtatcacacatttaaacaaatatacaacacGAGTATAGTTTTTAACGTAATTGTTTGAAGACCTgctctcttcctttttcttACTTCACTTTATAAACTGGGATAAAATGTGTTAGTGtgattgtaaaataataaaaataagaagaGTGAATAGTGTTTCATTTGTGATGCTAGGTTCTCGAAGCTCGTCTGTGTAAATCAGTTAAAGTGAATTAAACTCGGCTGCAGTTTATTCTGACAGGCTTCATGTTCTGGATCAAATTAATTTCTTCTAACACCATTAGTTTCTGAGCTGTTTGCTTTGCTGCCTGAAACGATTAGTGTGCAGCTGAAGTGTGGAGAAGTGAACGCAGCCTTTATTTATTGAGGACGTGAGTTTGCTAAAACGTGTCTGGAGCAAGACTCTGAGTTCGCTCGGCGTCTGTATTCATGtcgatgtttgttttctgactcACATTTGTTTTCCGTGCCGTCCATCTCGATCATCATGTTgtccagctgctcctgctccgCAACGCTGAtgccctgcagacacacaaacacacaaacccatcATGTGACCCACGTCAGGCTGTCGGGTCACGGTCAACACAACATGCGTGTGGTGGTTACGTGTCATCACTGACGTACACGTGTATGTCTCTGTGAATTTACACGTTaactaaaaaaatcaaagctcaagtttggtttgaattatattattagttatttgatgatgtaaaaacaggctgagacgtcatgattgacagctgagactgactcctgattggttaaGCAGGTGTTTGGACAGGACTCgcgtcgcacacacacacacacacacacacacacacacacacacacacacacacacacacacacacacacacacacacacacacacacacacacacacacacacacacacacacacacacacacacacacacacacacacacacacacacacacacacaacttcatgTAGACTCTGATGTAACACTCGGCTGTTTTTTCCCAACAGACCGATCACAGTGGTTCATCTGCTGTAGAGGAAAAATACCCATGTTGCACTGCTGCTGATATCTGAATCATACTGTTGTacaacatcacacaaacacaaacacacacacacaaacacacacgcctCATTCAATTATCCTCCCTCACgctcacactttttttttatctcacagacacattatcatcattattcacagcctctacacacacacacacacacacacacacacacacacacacacacacacacacacacacacacacacacacacacacacacacacacacacacacacacacacacacacacacacacacacacacacttgtctccaGCATCTCTGACAGCGGAGCCTTTATCTGGTTGTCGCAGCTTCCTGTTTATCCAGATGTGATTGTCATCTGCACATTGATCGACTGCATCGATGTCTCCTGACAGATACAAACTGATTTAATCTGACTGTGGACAAGT encodes:
- the LOC117771056 gene encoding gamma-enolase; the encoded protein is MSIVSIVAREILDSRGNPTVEVDLHTEKGLFRAAVPSGASTGIYEALELRDGDKSRYKGKGVLKAVGHINDSLAPALIASGISVAEQEQLDNMMIEMDGTENKSQFGANAILGVSLAICKAGAAEKDVPLYRHIADLAGNTELVLPVPAFNVINGGSHAGNKLAMQEFMVLPVGAESFKEALRIGSELYHTLKGVIQEKYGQDATNVGDEGGFAPNILENSEALDLLQTAIEKAGFTDKVVVGMDVAASEFYRDGKYDLDFKSPPDPERHISAEELADIYQGFVNNYPVVSIEDPFDQDDWEAWSRLTARVGIQVVGDDLTVTNPKRIEKAAEERACNCLLLKVNQIGSVTEAIQACKLAQANGWGVMVSHRSGETEDTFIADLVVGLCTGQIKTGAPCRSERLAKYNQLMRIEEELGDQARFAGHNFRNPSAL